The Gemmatimonadales bacterium sequence TCAGCCGTCGCCAGAGCGCCATCGCTCAGCCCTCGGCCTTGAGCAGGCGCAGGACGGCCTCCGAGCGCCGCTTCCAATCGGCGGCTTCCTCGCCGAGCTGCTTGCGTCCGGCGGGCGTCAGGGAGTAGTAGCGGGCCCGCCGCGCGCTCTCGGTCTGGCGCCACTCGGCCCTGGCAAACCCGGCC is a genomic window containing:
- a CDS encoding PadR family transcriptional regulator; this translates as LSLEPLHGYGIARRIEQITRNVFKVNPGSLLTALQRLERAGFARAEWRQTESARRARYYSLTPAGRKQLGEEAADWKRRSEAVLRLLKAEG